In the Apteryx mantelli isolate bAptMan1 chromosome 1, bAptMan1.hap1, whole genome shotgun sequence genome, one interval contains:
- the ATP1A1 gene encoding sodium/potassium-transporting ATPase subunit alpha-1 — translation MGKGAGRDKYEPTATSEHGTKKKRKERDMDELKKEVSMDDHKLSLDELHRKYGTDLNRGLTPARAAEILARDGPNSLTPPPTTPEWVKFCRQLFGGFSLLLWIGAILCFLAYGIQSAMEEEPNNDNLYLGIVLAAVVIITGCFSYYQEAKSSKIMESFKNMVPQQALVVRNGEKMSINAESVVVGDLVEVKGGDRIPADLRIISAHGCKVDNSSLTGESEPQTRSPDFTNENPLETRNIAFFSTNCVEGTARGIVINTGDRTVMGRIACLASGLEGGKTPIAMEIEHFIHLITGVAVFLGVSFSILSLILEYTWLEAVIFLIGIIVANVPEGLLATVTVCLTLTAKRMARKNCLVKNLEAVETLGSTSTICSDKTGTLTQNRMTVAHMWFDNQIHEADTTENQSGASFDKSSATWTALSRVAGLCNRAVFQANQENVPILKRAVAGDASESALLKCIELCCGSVREMRERYPKVVEIPFNSTNKYQLSIHKNANPAESRYLLVMKGAPERILDRCSSILIHGKEQPLDEETKDAFQNAYLELGGLGERVLGFCHLALPDDQFPEGFQFDADEVNFPVEKLCFVGLMSMIDPPRAAVPDAVGKCRSAGIKVIMVTGDHPITAKAIAKGVGIISEGNETVEDIAARLNIPVSQVNPRDAKACVVHGTDLKDMTSEQLDDILTHHTEIVFARTSPQQKLIIVEGCQRQGAIVAVTGDGVNDSPALKKADIGVAMGIAGSDVSKQAADMILLDDNFASIVTGVEEGRLIFDNLKKSIAYTLTSNIPEITPFLIFIIANIPLPLGTVTILCIDLGTDMVPAISLAYEQAESDIMKRQPRNPKTDKLVNERLISMAYGQIGMIQALGGFFTYFVIMAENGFWPSGLLGIRVQWDDRWINDVEDSYGQQWTYEQRKIVEFTCHTAFFVSIVVVQWADLIICKTRRNSVFQQGMKNKILIFGLFEETALAAFLSYCPGMDVALRMYPLKPTWWFCAFPYSLIIFLYDEIRKLIIRRNPGGWVEKETYY, via the exons gctgGAAGAGACAAATATGAGCCTACTGCTACATCAGAGCATGgcacaaagaaaaagaggaaggagagagacatGGATGAGCTGAAAAAGGAGGTCTCAATG gatGACCACAAGCTGAGCCTTGATGAACTTCATCGTAAATATGGAACAGACTTGAATCGA GGTTTGACACCTGCACGTGCAGCTGAGATTTTGGCTCGTGATGGCCCAAATTCCCTCACCCCACCACCAACCACTCCTGAATGGGTAAAGTTCTGtcggcagctctttggaggattCTCACTCTTGCTGTGGATTGGCGCTATTCTCTGTTTTCTAGCTTATGGCATACAAAGTGCAATGGAGGAGGAGCCCAATAATGATAAT CTATACCTTGGTATTGTGTTGGCAGCTGTGGTTATCATTACTGGCTGTTTCTCTTACTACCAAGAAGCAAAAAGTTCCAAGATCATGGAGTCCTTCAAAAACATGGTGCCTCAG CAAGCTCTTGTAGTCAGAAATGGTGAGAAGATGAGCATAAATGCTGAAAGTGTTGTAGTTGGAGATCTGGTGGAGGTGAAAGGAGGAGACAGAATTCCAGCTGACCTTCGGATCATATCTGCTCATGGTTGCAAG GTGGACAACTCCTCTCTCACTGGGGAATCAGAGCCTCAGACCAGGTCTCCAGACTTCACCAATGAGAACCCACTGGAGACCAGGAACATTGCCTTCTTTTCTACCAACTGTGTAGAAG GCACTGCCCGTGGCATTGTCATTAACACTGGAGACCGCACTGTGATGGGCCGTATAGCGTGTCTGGCTTCTGGACTGGAAGGGGGGAAAACTCCCATTGCCATGGAGATTGAGCACTTTATCCACCTCATcactggggtagctgtgttcctgGGTGTCAGCTTCTCCATCCTCTCGCTCATCCTTGAGTACACTTGGCTGGAAGCTGTAATCTTCCTCATTGGGATCATTGTTGCCAATGTCCCTGAGGGACTGCTTGCAACAGTCACG GTATGTCTGACGCTAACAGCCAAGCGTATGGCTCGTAAGAACTGCTTGGTAAAGAACCTGGaagctgtggaaaccctgggctCCACATCAACCATCTGTTCTGACAAAACAGGCACTCTGACGCAGAACCGCATGACAGTTGCGCACATGTGGTTTGACAATCAGATTCATGAGGCTGATACCACAGAGAATCAGAGTG gtGCTTCCTTTGACAAGAGTTCAGCCACTTGGACTGCCTTGTCCAGAGTTGCAGGTCTCTGCAACCGTGCTGTGTTTCAAGCCAACCAGGAGAATGTGCCTATTCTTAAG agGGCAGTGGCAGGAGATGCTTCTGAGTCTGCACTTCTAAAATGCATTGAACTGTGCTGTGGTTCTGTCAGGGAGATGAGAGAAAGGTACCCCAAAGTGGTGGAAATACCATTTAACTCTACCAACAAGTACCAG CTGTCTATCCACAAGAATGCAAATCCAGCAGAATCCCGTTACTTGCTGGTGATGAAAGGAGCCCCAGAGAGGATCTTGGATCGCTGCAGCTCCATTCTCATTCATGGCAAAGAGCAACCACTGGATGAGGAAACTAAAGATGCTTTTCAGAATGCCTACCTTGAGTTGGGAGGCCTTGGCGAGAGAGTGTTAG GCTTCTGTCACTTGGCTCTACCTGATGATCAGTTTCCTGAAGGCTTCCAATTTGATGCAGATGAAGTAAACTTTCCTGTAGAGAAACTCTGCTTTGTAGGACTGATGTCTATGATAGACCCTCCTCGTGCTGCTGTGCCAGATGCTGTTGGCAAATGCAGAAGTGCTGGAATCAAG GTTATCATGGTTACTGGAGACCATCCAATCACTGCCAAAGCCATTGCCAAGGGTGTCGGCATCATCTCTGAGGGCAATGAGACAGTAGAAGATATTGCTGCTCGGCTCAACATTCCTGTCAGCCAGGTCAACCCTAG AGATGCAAAGGCCTGTGTTGTTCATGGCACAGATCTGAAAGATATGACTAGTGAGCAACTGGATGACATTCTGACTCATCATACAGAAATTGTCTTTGCCAGGACATCTCCTCAGCAGAAGCTTATAATTGTGGAAGGCTGCCAGCGACAG GGTGCAATTGTAGCAGTCACAGGTGATGGTGTAAATGATTCCCCAGCTCTGAAGAAGGCAGACATTGGTGTTGCTATGGGTATTGCTGGCTCAGATGTCTCCAAGCAGGCAGCTGACATGATTCTGCTGGATGATAACTTTGCCTCCATTGTCACTGGGGTTGAAGAAG GTCGTCTGATCTTTGATAACCTGAAGAAGTCCATTGCTTACACCTTGACCAGTAACATTCCTGAGATCACACCTTTCTTGATCTTTATTATTGCAAACATACCCCTTCCACTGGGAACAGTCACTATCCTCTGCATTGACTTGGGCACTGACATG GTTCCTGCTATCTCCCTGGCATATGAGCAAGCAGAGAGTGACATCATGAAGAGGCAGCCCAGAAATCCCAAAACAGACAAGCTGGTGAATGAAAGGCTGATCAGCATGGCATATGGGCAGATTG GTATGATCCAGGCCCTTGGAGGTTTTTTCACCTATTTTGTAATCATGGCAGAGAACGGGTTCTGGCCTTCTGGCTTGCTAGGGATCAGAGTTCAATGGGATGACCGATGGATTAACGATGTGGAAGACAGCTATGGGCAACAATGG ACTTATGAACAGAGGAAGATTGTGGAATTCACCTGCCATACAGCCTTCTTTGTCAGCATTGTGGTTGTGCAGTGGGCAGACTTGATCATTTGTAAGACCCGAAGGAACTCTGTCTTCCAGCAGGGGATGAA GAACAAGATTTTAAtatttggtctctttgaggagaCTGCTCTAGCTGCCTTCCTCTCCTACTGTCCGGGGATGGATGTTGCTCTAAGGATGTATCCCCTCAA ACCGACCTGGTGGTTCTGTGCCTTCCCGTACTCCCTCATCATATTCCTGTACGATGAAATCAGAAAGCTGATTATCAGACGCAACCCTGGTG